One Burkholderia sp. 9120 DNA window includes the following coding sequences:
- the alaS gene encoding alanine--tRNA ligase, translated as MKAAEIREKFLKFFESKGHTIVRSSSLVPGNDPTLLFTNSGMVQFKDVFLGAESRPYSRATTSQRSVRAGGKHNDLENVGYTARHHTFFEMLGNFSFGDYFKRDAIHYAWELLTGVYQLPKDKLWVTVYHEDDEAHDIWAKEVGVPVERIIRIGDNKGARYASDNFWQMADVGPCGPCSEIFYDHGPDVWGGPPGSPDEDGDRYIEVWNLVFMQFSRDAQGNMTPLPKQCVDTGMGLERIAAVLQHVHSNYEIDLFQALIKAAGRETGVTDLTNNSLKVIADHIRACSFLIVDGVIPGNEGRGYVLRRIVRRAIRHGYKLGKKGSFFHRMVPDLVAQMGDAYPELKEAEQRVTDVLRQEEERFFETIENGMAILESALADLEAKGGKTLDGELAFKLHDTYGFPLDLTADVCREREITVDEAAFDEAMARQREQARAAGKFKMAQGLEYSGAKTTFHGYEEVVFDDAKVIALYVEGASVQAVEHGQQAVVVLDHTPFYAESGGQVGDQGVLANASVRFAVADTLKVQADVVGHHGTLEQGTLKVGDVVKAEIDAVRRARTERNHSATHLMHKALREVLGSHVQQKGSLVDAEKTRFDFAHNAPMTDDQIRQVEAIVNAEVLANAPGIVQVMPYDDAVKGGAMALFGEKYGDEVRVLDLGFSRELCGGTHVHRTGDIGFFKIVMEGGVAAGIRRVEAITGDNAVRFVQDLDARINAAAAALKAQPSELTQRITQVQDQVKSLEKELSALKSKMASSQGDELAGQAIEIAGVHVLAAMLEGADVKTLRETVDKLKDKLKSAAIVLASVEGGKVSLIAGVTADASKKVKAGELVNFVAQQVGGKGGGRPDMAQAGGTEPANLPAALAGVKGWVEAQL; from the coding sequence ATGAAAGCCGCCGAAATCCGCGAGAAATTCCTCAAGTTCTTCGAATCGAAGGGCCATACGATCGTTCGCTCGTCGAGCCTTGTGCCCGGCAACGACCCGACCCTGCTCTTCACCAATTCGGGAATGGTGCAGTTCAAAGACGTGTTCCTCGGCGCGGAATCGCGTCCGTATTCGCGCGCCACGACCTCGCAGCGCAGCGTGCGCGCCGGCGGCAAGCATAACGATCTGGAAAACGTCGGCTACACCGCGCGTCACCACACGTTCTTCGAAATGCTGGGCAACTTCTCGTTCGGCGACTACTTCAAGCGCGACGCGATCCATTACGCGTGGGAATTGCTGACGGGCGTCTACCAGTTGCCGAAAGACAAGCTGTGGGTCACCGTCTATCACGAAGACGACGAAGCGCACGACATCTGGGCGAAAGAAGTGGGCGTGCCGGTCGAGCGCATCATCCGCATCGGCGACAACAAGGGCGCGCGCTACGCGTCGGACAACTTCTGGCAAATGGCCGACGTCGGCCCGTGCGGCCCGTGCTCGGAAATCTTCTACGACCACGGCCCGGACGTGTGGGGTGGCCCGCCGGGATCGCCTGACGAAGACGGCGACCGCTACATCGAGGTGTGGAACCTCGTGTTCATGCAGTTCAGCCGCGACGCGCAAGGCAACATGACGCCGCTGCCCAAGCAGTGCGTCGATACCGGCATGGGTCTGGAGCGGATTGCCGCCGTGCTGCAGCACGTGCACAGCAACTACGAGATCGACCTGTTCCAGGCGCTGATCAAAGCCGCCGGCCGCGAAACCGGCGTGACGGATCTGACCAACAACTCGCTGAAGGTGATCGCCGATCACATTCGCGCGTGTTCGTTCCTGATCGTCGACGGCGTGATTCCGGGCAACGAAGGTCGCGGCTACGTGCTGCGCCGCATCGTGCGCCGGGCGATTCGCCACGGCTACAAGCTGGGCAAGAAGGGTTCGTTCTTCCATCGCATGGTGCCGGACCTCGTCGCGCAAATGGGCGACGCGTATCCGGAATTGAAGGAAGCGGAACAACGCGTGACCGACGTGTTGCGTCAGGAAGAAGAGCGCTTCTTCGAGACCATCGAGAACGGCATGGCGATTCTCGAAAGCGCGTTGGCCGACCTCGAAGCGAAGGGCGGCAAGACGCTGGACGGCGAACTCGCGTTCAAGCTGCACGACACGTACGGCTTCCCGCTGGATCTGACGGCAGACGTCTGCCGCGAACGTGAAATCACGGTCGACGAAGCCGCCTTCGACGAAGCCATGGCGCGTCAGCGCGAACAGGCGCGCGCGGCGGGCAAGTTCAAGATGGCGCAAGGCCTCGAATACTCGGGTGCGAAGACCACGTTCCACGGTTACGAAGAAGTCGTTTTCGACGACGCGAAGGTGATCGCGTTGTATGTCGAGGGCGCGTCGGTGCAGGCAGTCGAACACGGTCAGCAGGCTGTCGTCGTGCTCGACCACACGCCGTTCTACGCAGAGTCGGGCGGCCAGGTCGGCGACCAGGGCGTGCTGGCCAACGCCAGCGTGCGCTTCGCGGTAGCGGACACGCTGAAAGTGCAGGCCGACGTGGTCGGTCATCACGGCACGCTCGAACAGGGCACGCTGAAGGTGGGCGACGTGGTGAAGGCGGAAATCGACGCGGTGCGTCGTGCCCGCACGGAACGCAATCACTCGGCCACGCACTTGATGCACAAGGCGCTGCGCGAAGTGCTCGGTTCGCACGTGCAGCAGAAGGGTTCGCTGGTCGACGCGGAGAAAACCCGTTTCGACTTCGCGCACAACGCGCCGATGACAGACGACCAGATCCGTCAGGTCGAAGCCATCGTCAACGCCGAAGTGCTGGCGAACGCGCCTGGCATCGTGCAGGTCATGCCCTACGACGACGCGGTGAAGGGCGGGGCGATGGCGCTGTTCGGCGAAAAGTACGGCGACGAAGTGCGCGTGCTCGACCTCGGTTTCTCGCGTGAATTGTGCGGCGGTACGCACGTGCATCGTACCGGCGACATCGGCTTCTTCAAGATCGTGATGGAAGGTGGCGTGGCGGCGGGTATCCGTCGCGTGGAAGCGATCACGGGCGACAACGCGGTGCGCTTCGTGCAGGATCTCGACGCGCGCATCAATGCGGCCGCGGCGGCGCTGAAGGCGCAGCCGTCGGAACTGACGCAGCGCATCACGCAGGTGCAGGATCAGGTGAAGTCGCTCGAGAAAGAGCTGAGCGCGCTGAAGTCGAAGATGGCGTCGAGCCAGGGCGACGAGCTGGCCGGTCAGGCAATCGAAATCGCCGGTGTGCACGTGCTCGCGGCCATGCTCGAAGGCGCGGACGTCAAGACGCTGCGCGAGACGGTCGACAAGCTGAAGGACAAGCTGAAGAGCGCGGCGATCGTGCTGGCATCCGTCGAAGGCGGCAAGGTCAGCCTGATTGCCGGCGTGACGGCTGACGCCAGCAAGAAGGTCAAGGCGGGCGAGTTGGTGAACTTTGTCGCGCAGCAAGTCGGCGGCAAGGGCGGCGGTCGGCCGGATATGGCCCAGGCCGGCGGTACTGAACCCGCGAACCTGCCTGCTGCATTGGC
- a CDS encoding CaiB/BaiF CoA-transferase family protein, whose translation MGALSHIRVLDLTRVLAGPWCAQTLADFGADVIKIERPEVGDDTRHWGPPYLKTPDGADTREAAYYLAANRNKRSVTVDIASPEGQRIIRELAAQSDVVLENYKVGQLQKYGLDYASLKEVKPDLIYCSVTGFGQTGPYAQRAGYDFIVQGIGGFMSITGERDGQPGGGPQKAGVAIADLMTGMYSTVAVLTALTHRDRTGEGQYIDMALLDVQVAMLANMNSNFLASGQPPVRWGNAHPNIVPYQTFQTSDGWIIVAVGNDGQFRKFVEAGGRPELADDERFATNPARVRQRETLAPMLADMVRLQGKHQWITALEAAGVPCGPINDLNEVFENEQVVARGMQIDLPHPSAGAVKLVRNPIRMSGTPPEALTAPPTLGEHTESILRDVLGYDEARIAALRKQSVI comes from the coding sequence ATGGGCGCTCTCAGTCATATCCGCGTGCTGGACCTCACACGTGTGCTCGCCGGGCCGTGGTGCGCGCAGACGCTTGCCGATTTCGGCGCCGACGTGATCAAGATCGAACGCCCGGAAGTCGGCGACGACACCCGGCATTGGGGCCCTCCGTATCTGAAAACGCCGGACGGCGCGGACACGCGCGAGGCCGCCTACTACCTCGCGGCCAACCGCAACAAGCGCTCGGTCACCGTCGACATCGCCTCGCCCGAAGGTCAGCGGATCATCCGTGAACTGGCCGCGCAAAGCGATGTGGTGCTGGAGAACTACAAGGTCGGCCAGTTGCAGAAGTACGGTCTGGATTACGCATCGCTGAAGGAAGTGAAGCCCGATCTGATCTACTGCTCGGTGACGGGGTTCGGGCAGACCGGCCCGTATGCGCAGCGCGCGGGCTACGATTTCATCGTGCAGGGCATCGGCGGCTTCATGAGCATTACCGGCGAGCGCGACGGCCAGCCGGGCGGCGGTCCGCAAAAGGCCGGCGTGGCGATCGCCGACCTCATGACCGGCATGTACTCGACCGTCGCCGTGCTGACCGCGCTCACGCACCGCGACCGCACGGGCGAAGGTCAATACATCGACATGGCGCTGCTCGACGTGCAGGTAGCGATGCTCGCCAACATGAATTCGAACTTCCTCGCCAGCGGCCAGCCGCCGGTGCGCTGGGGCAATGCGCATCCGAACATCGTGCCCTACCAGACCTTCCAGACCAGCGACGGCTGGATCATCGTCGCGGTCGGCAACGACGGGCAATTCCGCAAGTTCGTCGAGGCGGGCGGCCGCCCGGAACTGGCCGACGACGAGCGCTTCGCCACCAACCCGGCGCGCGTGCGTCAGCGCGAAACGCTCGCGCCGATGCTTGCCGACATGGTGCGACTACAGGGCAAACATCAGTGGATCACGGCGCTGGAAGCGGCGGGTGTGCCGTGCGGGCCGATCAACGATCTCAACGAAGTCTTCGAGAACGAGCAGGTGGTGGCGCGCGGCATGCAGATCGATCTGCCGCACCCGTCGGCCGGCGCGGTCAAGCTGGTGCGCAATCCGATCAGGATGAGCGGCACGCCGCCCGAAGCGCTGACTGCCCCGCCTACACTGGGTGAGCATACGGAGAGCATTCTTCGTGACGTGCTGGGGTATGACGAGGCGCGGATCGCGGCGTTGCGCAAGCAGTCGGTGATTTGA
- a CDS encoding alpha/beta hydrolase — protein MSGQKLNLLVLPGYQGSGAGHWQTRWEALDPAFTRVQMPDWDHPSRDAWCRTLDAAVSTVDAPVVFAAHSLGCLTTAFWASQYASAAQLAKVAGALLVAVPDSSGNRFPQDAGGFAPIPLTRLPFASIVVASSDDPYGSEPFSQNCASGWGSRWIGIGPRGHINADSGLGDWEEGRRWLGSFGEEG, from the coding sequence ATGAGCGGACAAAAACTCAACCTACTCGTACTACCCGGTTACCAAGGCTCCGGCGCAGGCCACTGGCAAACCCGCTGGGAAGCGCTCGATCCGGCTTTCACGCGTGTTCAGATGCCGGACTGGGACCATCCTTCACGCGACGCGTGGTGCCGCACGCTCGACGCTGCGGTGAGCACCGTCGATGCGCCCGTGGTGTTCGCCGCACATAGTCTCGGCTGCCTGACAACGGCGTTCTGGGCCTCGCAGTACGCGAGCGCCGCGCAGCTCGCGAAGGTGGCGGGGGCGTTGTTGGTGGCCGTGCCCGATTCTTCCGGCAATCGTTTCCCGCAGGACGCCGGCGGCTTCGCACCGATCCCGCTCACGCGCTTGCCGTTTGCCAGCATTGTCGTGGCGAGCAGCGACGATCCGTACGGCAGTGAGCCGTTCTCACAGAACTGCGCGAGCGGCTGGGGCAGCCGCTGGATTGGCATCGGCCCGCGCGGTCATATCAATGCCGATAGCGGACTCGGCGATTGGGAAGAAGGACGCCGCTGGCTCGGGTCGTTCGGCGAAGAAGGCTGA
- the ggt gene encoding gamma-glutamyltransferase, with translation MSDPTHHARRAPFVSVSFARIVTVSALFALAAASLSPVAALAKTPLPKAVLDASAVAAPDRYSADAAQQIFAAGGNAVDAAVAMAFTLAVTRPDAGNIGGGGFMTVLMDGKPYFLDYRERAPQQATRDMYLDDKGNLVPGMSVVGHRAVGVPGTVEGMWEAQQRFGKLKWKQVLAPAIRYATDGFVVEPWLQQRHDAAAKNFAGKTNFDAYFSNLKAGATYRQPELAQTLSRIAGDGGREFYEGRTADLIAQQMYGHGLVTKQDLIQYKAVWRQPLTADWNGYQVVTAPPPSSGGVGLIQMLKMKADLKQAFDGLALNSAPYIHLIAQIEDRVFADRQQYLGDPDSYKVPVDKLIDDAYLAQRADEVTPDEVPGARPVKPGLGDALPEKAQTTHFSVVDKWGNAVSNTYTLNGDFGSGVVVDGGGFLLNDAMDDFVTKPASASPSGASSVEVNTVAPGRRPLSSMTPTLLLKDGKIALVIGTPGGSRILTSIFQVMTDLFDFGMTPTDALAAMRFHHQLLPQKTIYFEPYRPITGELAEQLQAKGYTLEGQSFNGDVQMIRVEGTTPEPAADPRGVGVGRVIR, from the coding sequence ATGTCTGACCCGACCCACCACGCGCGTCGCGCGCCTTTCGTTTCTGTTTCTTTCGCCCGGATCGTGACGGTTTCAGCTTTGTTCGCGCTGGCCGCAGCCAGTCTCTCGCCGGTCGCTGCGCTCGCGAAAACGCCGCTGCCCAAGGCCGTGCTGGATGCTTCCGCGGTGGCGGCGCCGGATCGTTACAGCGCGGACGCCGCGCAGCAGATCTTCGCCGCCGGCGGCAACGCGGTCGATGCCGCCGTCGCGATGGCCTTCACGCTGGCCGTGACCCGTCCGGATGCCGGCAACATTGGCGGTGGCGGCTTCATGACCGTGTTGATGGACGGCAAGCCGTACTTTCTCGACTACCGCGAGCGCGCGCCGCAGCAGGCGACCCGCGACATGTACCTCGACGACAAGGGCAACCTGGTGCCGGGCATGAGCGTGGTCGGGCATCGCGCGGTAGGGGTGCCGGGCACCGTCGAAGGCATGTGGGAGGCGCAGCAGCGCTTCGGCAAACTGAAGTGGAAACAGGTGCTGGCGCCCGCGATCCGTTACGCCACCGATGGTTTCGTGGTCGAGCCGTGGCTGCAGCAGCGCCACGACGCGGCGGCGAAGAATTTCGCCGGCAAGACCAATTTCGACGCCTACTTCTCGAATCTCAAAGCGGGCGCGACGTATCGCCAGCCCGAGCTTGCGCAAACCCTGTCGCGCATTGCAGGCGACGGCGGCCGCGAATTCTACGAAGGCCGCACCGCGGATCTGATCGCGCAGCAGATGTACGGCCACGGACTCGTCACGAAGCAGGACCTGATCCAGTACAAGGCCGTGTGGCGCCAGCCGCTCACCGCCGATTGGAACGGCTACCAGGTCGTCACCGCGCCGCCGCCGAGTTCGGGTGGCGTCGGGCTGATTCAGATGCTGAAGATGAAGGCCGATCTGAAGCAGGCTTTCGATGGTCTCGCGTTGAATTCGGCGCCGTATATCCACCTGATCGCGCAGATCGAGGACCGCGTGTTCGCCGACCGTCAGCAATACCTGGGCGATCCGGATTCGTACAAGGTGCCGGTCGACAAACTGATCGACGACGCCTACCTCGCGCAACGCGCCGACGAAGTCACGCCCGACGAGGTTCCCGGCGCCAGGCCGGTCAAACCCGGGCTTGGCGATGCGTTGCCGGAAAAGGCGCAAACCACGCATTTCTCGGTGGTCGACAAGTGGGGCAATGCCGTGTCGAACACCTACACGCTGAACGGCGATTTCGGCTCCGGCGTGGTGGTGGACGGCGGCGGCTTCCTGCTGAACGACGCCATGGACGATTTCGTCACCAAACCGGCCAGCGCGAGCCCATCCGGTGCGAGCAGTGTGGAAGTCAACACGGTGGCGCCGGGCCGCCGCCCGCTTTCGTCGATGACGCCGACGCTGCTGCTGAAGGACGGCAAGATCGCGCTCGTCATCGGCACGCCGGGCGGGTCGCGGATTCTGACCTCGATTTTCCAGGTGATGACCGATCTGTTCGACTTCGGCATGACGCCGACGGACGCGCTCGCCGCGATGCGTTTTCATCACCAGTTGTTGCCGCAGAAGACGATCTACTTCGAGCCGTATCGTCCGATCACCGGTGAGCTGGCCGAGCAACTGCAAGCGAAGGGCTACACGCTCGAAGGCCAGTCGTTCAACGGCGACGTGCAGATGATCCGCGTGGAGGGCACGACGCCCGAGCCGGCTGCGGACCCGCGTGGCGTGGGGGTGGGGCGTGTGATACGGTGA
- a CDS encoding glutamine--tRNA ligase/YqeY domain fusion protein, whose amino-acid sequence MNTERNDAPAASNFIRNIIDDDNRTGKWGQRVETRFPPEPNGYLHIGHAKSICLNFGVARSYGGVCHLRFDDTNPEKESVEYVDSIIDAVRWLGFEWEKDGKEQLYYASNYYDKLYEFAELLIERGKAYVDSQSAEEMRANRGSAQEVGTPSRFRERSVQDNLDLFRRMKAGEFKEGEHVLRAKIDMSSPNFNMRDPVIYRIRFAHHYRTGDAWCVYPMYDYTHCISDALENITHSLCTLEFEDHRPLYDWILNELAEAGIFTRPLPQQIEFSRLNLTYAITSKRKLLQLVTEGHVEGWDDPRMPTIVGVRRRGFTPEAIQLFCERIGVTKVDSWIDMSVFEGALRDDLDDKAPRTAAVLDPVKLIIDNFPEGVSEPCTAPVHPHHPEHGVREFPISRELWIERDDYNEAPPKGYFRLFPGNKVRLRYGYVIECIGADKDENGNIVAVHCNYFPDSKSGTEGANNYKVKGNIHWVSAAAAYPAEVRIYDRLFKEPQPDAGGREFLDALNPDSKRVVHAYLEPGAQNALPEQRYQFERHGYFVADRVDSTPGKPVFNRIVSLRDSWGKPA is encoded by the coding sequence ATGAATACCGAACGCAACGACGCGCCAGCGGCATCCAATTTCATCCGCAACATCATCGACGACGACAACCGCACCGGCAAGTGGGGCCAGCGCGTCGAAACGCGCTTTCCGCCCGAGCCGAACGGCTATCTGCATATCGGTCACGCCAAGAGCATCTGCCTGAACTTCGGCGTGGCGCGCAGCTACGGCGGCGTGTGCCATCTGCGCTTCGACGACACCAATCCGGAAAAGGAAAGCGTCGAATACGTCGACTCGATTATCGACGCCGTGCGCTGGCTCGGTTTCGAGTGGGAAAAAGACGGCAAGGAACAGCTCTACTACGCGAGCAACTACTACGACAAGCTGTACGAGTTCGCCGAACTGCTGATCGAACGCGGCAAGGCTTACGTGGACAGCCAGTCGGCCGAAGAAATGCGCGCCAACCGCGGCTCGGCCCAGGAGGTCGGCACGCCGTCGCGCTTCCGCGAGCGTTCGGTGCAGGACAACCTCGACCTGTTCCGCCGCATGAAGGCCGGCGAGTTCAAGGAAGGCGAGCACGTGCTGCGCGCGAAGATCGACATGTCGTCGCCGAACTTCAATATGCGCGACCCGGTCATCTACCGCATCCGCTTTGCGCATCACTACCGTACCGGCGACGCCTGGTGCGTGTACCCGATGTACGACTACACGCATTGCATTTCGGACGCGTTGGAAAACATCACGCATTCGCTGTGCACGCTCGAATTCGAAGACCATCGTCCGCTGTACGACTGGATTCTGAACGAGCTGGCTGAAGCGGGTATTTTCACGCGCCCGCTGCCGCAACAAATCGAGTTTTCGCGCCTGAACCTGACCTACGCGATCACCAGCAAGCGCAAGCTGCTGCAACTGGTGACCGAAGGCCATGTGGAAGGCTGGGACGATCCGCGTATGCCGACCATCGTCGGCGTGCGTCGGCGCGGCTTCACGCCCGAGGCGATCCAGTTGTTCTGCGAGCGTATCGGCGTGACCAAGGTCGATTCGTGGATCGACATGAGCGTGTTCGAAGGGGCGCTGCGCGACGATCTGGACGACAAGGCGCCGCGTACGGCGGCCGTGCTCGATCCGGTCAAGCTGATCATCGACAACTTCCCCGAAGGTGTGAGCGAGCCGTGCACTGCGCCGGTTCATCCGCATCATCCGGAACACGGTGTGCGCGAGTTTCCGATTTCGCGCGAGCTGTGGATCGAGCGCGACGACTACAACGAAGCGCCGCCGAAGGGTTATTTCCGTCTGTTCCCGGGCAACAAGGTGCGACTGCGTTACGGCTACGTGATCGAATGCATCGGCGCGGATAAAGACGAGAACGGCAACATCGTCGCGGTGCATTGCAATTACTTCCCGGACAGCAAGTCGGGCACCGAAGGCGCGAACAACTACAAGGTCAAGGGCAACATTCACTGGGTCAGCGCGGCCGCCGCCTACCCCGCCGAAGTGCGCATTTACGACCGTCTGTTCAAGGAGCCGCAACCGGACGCCGGTGGCCGCGAATTCCTCGACGCGCTGAATCCGGACTCGAAGCGCGTGGTTCACGCGTATCTCGAACCGGGCGCGCAAAATGCGCTGCCGGAGCAGCGCTATCAGTTCGAGCGCCATGGCTACTTTGTCGCCGACCGCGTCGACTCGACGCCGGGCAAGCCTGTGTTCAACCGCATCGTCAGCTTGCGCGACAGTTGGGGCAAGCCGGCGTAA
- a CDS encoding transporter substrate-binding domain-containing protein → MKIAARRGASTGEPTHVARNAHDLLEVREARQARAVHAVGMTHAAARFAHRALRRSRLTRLTCLTALATLVASFTAPACADELTGTLKKIHDDGVVVLGVREASIPFSYFDGKGTVGYSQSIALQIVDEIKKTLGMPQLKVHEITVTSSNRTPMLLNNQIDLECGSTTHTVERENLAAFSNSFFQYAVRMISRKSSGITDFSDLAGKAVVTTAGTSDERLLRRLNTDKHLNMRITSARDHPEAFNAVKDDRAVAFVMDEPIVYGFKATDPRPDDFVVTGTPLGYEVYACMFRKGDEPFRNLVNGVIARGQTSGDAERLYRQWFTQPIPPRGINLNFPLSEQNRALFAHPNDRALD, encoded by the coding sequence ATGAAAATTGCTGCCCGCCGCGGGGCGAGTACCGGTGAGCCGACACACGTAGCGCGCAACGCGCATGACCTGCTTGAGGTGCGTGAAGCGCGTCAAGCGCGTGCCGTTCATGCCGTCGGCATGACGCACGCCGCCGCCCGCTTCGCTCATCGCGCGCTGCGGCGCAGCCGGCTCACCCGGCTCACCTGCCTCACGGCGCTGGCCACACTGGTCGCGTCGTTCACCGCCCCCGCCTGCGCGGACGAACTCACCGGCACCCTGAAAAAAATCCACGACGACGGCGTCGTTGTGCTCGGCGTGCGGGAAGCGTCGATTCCGTTTTCCTACTTCGACGGCAAGGGCACGGTCGGCTATTCACAAAGCATTGCGCTACAGATCGTCGATGAAATCAAGAAGACGCTCGGCATGCCGCAACTGAAGGTGCACGAAATTACCGTGACCTCGTCGAACCGCACGCCCATGCTGCTGAACAACCAGATTGATCTGGAATGCGGCTCGACCACGCATACCGTCGAACGCGAAAATCTCGCTGCCTTTTCGAACAGCTTCTTCCAGTACGCGGTGCGGATGATCTCGCGCAAGAGCAGCGGCATTACGGATTTTTCGGACCTGGCGGGCAAGGCGGTCGTGACGACCGCAGGCACTTCCGACGAACGCCTGCTGCGCCGTCTGAATACCGATAAGCATCTGAATATGCGCATCACGAGCGCGCGCGATCATCCCGAGGCGTTCAACGCGGTCAAGGACGACCGGGCGGTAGCGTTCGTGATGGACGAGCCGATTGTGTACGGCTTCAAGGCAACCGATCCGCGTCCCGACGACTTCGTGGTAACCGGCACGCCGCTGGGTTACGAGGTCTATGCGTGCATGTTCCGCAAGGGCGACGAGCCCTTCCGCAATCTCGTGAACGGTGTGATCGCGCGCGGCCAGACATCCGGCGACGCGGAACGGTTGTACCGGCAGTGGTTCACGCAGCCCATCCCGCCACGCGGCATCAATCTGAATTTTCCGCTGTCGGAACAGAATCGCGCGTTGTTCGCACATCCGAACGATCGCGCGCTCGATTGA
- a CDS encoding NUDIX domain-containing protein, whose product MSARVISCGIVLLDPDGRVLLAHATETSHWDIPKGHGEEGEAPHVTALREMVEETGIAIEPARLKDLGLFVYRRDKDLHLFGARANADELDLSSCTCTSLFPRRSDGTLIPEMDAYRWAAPHEVERYASRSLTRLFQTTLSLADLHRSLGIAAE is encoded by the coding sequence ATGAGCGCGCGGGTCATTTCATGCGGTATCGTGCTGCTCGATCCGGACGGCCGCGTGCTGCTCGCGCATGCCACCGAGACCTCGCACTGGGACATTCCGAAAGGGCACGGCGAAGAGGGCGAAGCGCCGCACGTCACGGCGCTGCGTGAGATGGTCGAGGAAACCGGGATTGCTATCGAACCGGCGCGGCTGAAAGACCTCGGCCTGTTCGTCTACCGGCGGGATAAGGATCTGCATCTGTTCGGCGCGCGGGCTAATGCCGACGAACTCGATCTGAGTTCATGCACCTGCACATCGCTGTTTCCGCGCCGCTCGGACGGCACGCTGATTCCCGAAATGGATGCCTACCGCTGGGCCGCGCCGCACGAAGTCGAGCGTTATGCGAGCCGCAGTCTGACGCGGCTTTTTCAGACGACGCTGTCGCTTGCGGATTTGCATCGGTCGCTAGGTATCGCGGCGGAGTGA
- a CDS encoding RT0821/Lpp0805 family surface protein — MSMRTRALFHLTVGGLLLGGALSAQAANLGFLNDTPITYMKQRDIDSVKKAVIAALNDKQDGESTNWVNEGTGNSVKIDAAITVAGTAKDGERTCRDVGVVLNAKGQSMTLRPQFCKQGEGSWQLQKKH; from the coding sequence ATGTCGATGCGAACCCGTGCCCTGTTTCATCTGACCGTCGGTGGCCTGCTGCTGGGCGGTGCGCTCAGCGCACAAGCGGCGAACCTCGGCTTTCTGAACGACACGCCGATCACCTACATGAAGCAGCGCGACATCGATTCGGTCAAGAAAGCCGTCATCGCCGCGTTGAACGACAAGCAGGACGGCGAGAGTACGAACTGGGTCAACGAAGGCACCGGCAACAGCGTGAAAATCGACGCGGCGATCACCGTCGCCGGCACGGCCAAAGACGGCGAGCGGACCTGCCGCGACGTCGGCGTCGTGCTGAATGCGAAGGGCCAATCCATGACCCTGCGCCCGCAATTCTGCAAGCAGGGCGAAGGTAGTTGGCAATTGCAGAAAAAGCACTGA